The sequence GTAGATcgtcttaaaaataattaatgttatCAAGATCTCATATAGTTGAAAGTTTCGAGAACTTGATTATCATGTTAATTTAATGTTAACGGTATTGATGATTGAAACAAGGATGTGGCGAcaattataaaatgttgtgcCACTGATTGTCAGGCTAGAGAGCTTCTTCAATGGAAGCTGGGGGAAGCTCGCAAGTTTCAAGAAGCGAGGCTTGCTGAAGAAACAGCTATTGCTATTGCGGAATTAGAGAAAGCCAAGTGCAAAGCTGCCATTGAAGCAGCAGAGGCGGCACAGATGCTAGCGGAGAAGGAAGCACAGAGAAGAAAACAGGCAGAGATGAAGGCCAGGCGAGAGGCAGAACAGAAGGATCGGGCCTTGTCTGCAATGACTCATAATGATGTCCGGTATAGGAAATATAACATAGAAGAGATTGAAAAAGCAACTGAGGATTTTTCTCAATCAATGAAAATTGGTGAAGGTGGATATGGACCTGTGTATAAAGGCATACTTGATCACACCCCGGTTGCCATCAAAGTTTTGAGACCAGACGCTGCTCAAGGGAGGAAGCAGTTCCAACAGGAGGTaagatatatatacacgcaGGGTGTTAAATTGCAAAAGACTCAGATCTCCTAGATAATACTTCTTATTTCGGAGCATTGTTGTTGCATGAAGTCTGTCAATTTGTTAAGGAGCATCAAACATGCTCACGTTTAAATCTCAAGGTCCCAGATTggtttgtgtttgagtagtgaggtattctcaggtattctgggaatagtagtgaaaaaataatgataaaatattaaatagtagtgaaaagtaataataaaataataaatagtagtaagttaGTTTGAGAATACCTGAAGTATTCTCAGTCTAACTAGaatattttactatccaaattaTCTGAACTTCATAATGATTTTAAGGAACTTCAAATCTTGTCTTGAGTAActcttttagagtataagtgCATATTGACAATTACAAAGGGTACTTAGCTTGCTATAAACAATCCTTTTTTCACTCTTGGAGCATACAAAAGATGTGATTTAGGCTTTTTTAGGGTCGTTATGCTAATTTCCATAACTAGTCCTTTTTTGgacttttggagtataagtaCATCGTAGCTAATGTATTCCTTGGGTCATTCCATTGATTTGCAGTGAACAAATCAGATTGATTATACTTGCAAGAACATGACAATGTATACTCATCCAATATATGCTATACCAACCTTTAGTTTACTATTGTCTATGACATGCACAGGTTGAGGTCCTTAGCTGCATTAGACATCCTAACATGGTCCTCCTTCTCGGTGCATGCCCTGAGTATGGATGTTTGGTTTACGAATTCATGAACAATGGCAGCTTAGAAGATAGGCTGTTTCGAAGAGGGAACAGCCCTCCACTTTCCTGGAGAAGACGATTCCAAATAGCAGCTGAGATTGCCACTGCACTTCTATTCCTTCACCAAACAAAGCCAGAACCTCTTGTGCACCGGGACCTTAAGCCTGCCAACATCCTCTTAGACCGTAATTTTGTGACCAAAATCAGTGATGTTGGCCTGGCACGCTTGGTCCCTCCTTCCGTGGCTGACAGTGTCACACAATATCACTTGACGTCAGCTGCAGGGACTTTTTGTTACATAGATCCTGAGTATCAGCAAACTGGCAAGTTGACAACCAAATCGGACATCTACTCATTGGGGATAATGCTACTCCAAATCATCACAGCCAAGCCTCCGATGGGTATTGCTCACCATGTTCAAAGGGCCATTCAAAGAGATACTTTTGCAGAGCTGCTTGACCCTTCTGTGACGGATTGGCCTTTTGATGAGGCACTGGCATTCGCTAAATTGTCATTGAAGTGTGCAGAGCTGAGGAAGAAAGACAGGCCGGATCTTGCCACGGTTATATTGCCAGAGCTCAACCGGTTAAGAGAGCTTGGAAGGACTAGCGATGCAAGCACTAGTTATGGGTACAGCAGTAGTAGCCAGAGTCAGAGCCACGCATCACGTGATTCTGCATCATCTACACATGACAGTCAAGGGCATTAAACGAGAACTAGGTTTGTGATTTCGTCTATGTTGGCAGACTCTCTCTGGATGTTCAAAATGATTAATTCGATTATTATTGTTGTATTTCATCATTCCTGCTCATTTGTGGGCAGCATAAATGCATTATCTTCGAAACTGTTGGTATTTCAAACGTATTGTTCTAATATTAACTCACTAGCTAGGAGCCAACCTAAGACAACTGATGCAGCATTGAacatatatgagtaatgctacatactgTCGTGAAATATGCAAGCATcatgtaatcactttaaaaaagagtgggtccaatattaaaacattaattttttttttcatgtgggtctcatatttatttacttttttcaaaatgattgcacaaCGCTTACACACTCAAGACTGCaactataatttctctttaataaataaatgggtGGACTGAACTTTACAAGTGACAGACATGTTGGTCAAACCAAGTAATTAGTTCCCAAGTTTCTTAATTTTAGgtaaaaaatgagaggaaagaaagaTACATCAGCAGGCTCGTTTTGAAAATGTCACTCCTGCAAAACTTCTATTGTTGTAATATTTGCAGCATTAAACATGGTGGTTTTGCCATAATTATTCAGACAGTTTTCTAACTAGCTAGGTAATGATTGTAGAAAGATTATTGAATTAAAGACAAATAAACTACgcagaaaatgaggaaaaagtCCTGGGTATGTTCAAGgaaagtagaaaagaaatcaACCTCATCCAACATAGATGGGGTATACTTACTTGCCTGACCTTTTCTTTTCCTGAACCACTGCTGCTTGAATTTAAACTTGATCTGGAGAATATCCTTTTCAATTAGTTGGGAACAACACACCGAGTTTTAAAGTGGCAATGAGGGGTCTCTTTTAGTATGTCTACTAGCTATATATCCCCCAACTACGTACTCTTTCCATGGTATGGCTACTTTATGGGATATACTAGATCAAACCAGAATTCCCTAGAAACAGCAAAGGAAAGGAAGATCAGGGCATAAAGAAGCCCTCCTTGCAAAGAAAAGTACAAGGAAAGAAGACGCATGCATAAAGTGGGATACTAATGAAGAAAGCATTGATTCATACACAAAGGTAGATTATGTTTGGAGAAAGGCATAAGAAAACGAAAGTGTTTGTCAAAGATGCTTTACTTAGGATTCCTTtccatgaaaatgaaagaaaaatggactaTCACATGTGCTACAAACTCCAAGGAGATAACAAAAGTGATTATGACTTTTATTTTAACTGTCCTGTAAAACCAATTACAGTCATGGGTCCCTCTCCCTTTTTCATCATCACCATCCATTCCTAAAGATCACTTTTTTAGTGTTCAaaactcagaaaaaaaaaaaaaaaaaaaggcaaaaggtCTTGCCTGATTAACATAATCTCCAGTTTCTAAAATAGAGGTTTGGAGTTCGAAACTCCCCTCctccaactcaaaaaaaaaaaaataaataaataaggagaattACAATgacaaattaataaaagtgacagTTAATTTAAGAGGTCTTATCTTGGTGACTTCAAGATGCTTGGTTTCCTGTTGGTCAATCTTTTGTGCTATGTCCATCCATTGACATTGATCAATCAATGGCACCACCACCGAAAGAAGGAATTAGGCACCACCTTCAGTCAAACAAACTACAgttctttattattattccaATACAGGTTTTCCTGTATTGCAGGCCTTTCAAATATTTGACTTTTTTACATGTTTCAGGGCTATAGGTCATCCAACTCTAGAGATGTCGATTACAAAAGTAGTTTTTATATGGATGTGTCCTCCTTTACAGCAGTTCACCACAAAACCCACTAAAGAAGCATCCAAATTACTTCTTAAAGAGCCTATCAAGGCCTCATTTGATTTTGTCCCTATAAAGTCACACAAGCTTAACAAGTTTTTCAGTCCCTATAGGACAGAATTGAGAATACCAAACCCCCGGCCTTTTTCCCCAAGCTCATGCCATTTCAGTTCAGATGGGTAAGGATCATGGCAACATTTTggcttggatgagaaagaaatggTTTCTTTGGTTTTTGAAGGTAGGGATTATGGGGCTGATCATGTTTGCCAATGTGACATCTGAGGATCAAATCGGGGTTCCTTCAACCAACACACTATGCATCAGTGATTGTGCCACATGTCCTGTAATATGTTCGCCGTCCCCGCCGCTGCTACAGTCACATCCGCCACCATCACCACCAGTGCACCACTCACAGCCACGGCCACGACCGCCACCACTAGAAGCATCAGCCCCAAAAGCTTCTTCATATTCTTCAGTCCAACCTCCTCCACCGCCACCTTACAAGTACTTCAACAATATGCCTCCAGGTCCAGGGACACCTCCTACAACATATCCGCATGACTACTCATATCCCTACTACTACTTTTACGCCTCCAAGGCTTCCTATCTTTCACTTGATGCTTCCTTTTTCTTCATGtcactttctctttcattttgtgttttcttgttgGTGAGTAAAAGCCGGATGCAATTTGTTCCATGGGAAAACATATAGGATGTCGCACTCAACATGTTGCTAGGATTCAAGGATTCCTTGTACTTCAAACTGTTCATAATTTTCAGTCTAAATTCTAGTTATATTTCGAGATAAACTATTTGTTCTTTGTTGAATGAGTTGAAGactaatttgtttgatttgtaTATTAAAGGGCAAGCATATACAGTAGATATATGAAAGTTCTGCTCAGAGCCGAAGGCCTTTGTTGTTTCCCATAATCGCCGTATTAAATTCCAATGACCAAGAAGGTAACCTTGCTGACAATCATAGTATTAGTATGCctatagattttcttttatttttttaataaagaatttatatattttttcttttatcgaACCCAAGACCTCCATTTTAGAGGCTGAGTTTATATCAATCAAGCCACATACCTTTGACTGAAATAAGCCTTTTATATTCCTTACAATTACTACTTTTTCGGCAAAAATCAATGctaaattagaaacaaaaaccAGAACCTTTCTTTTGTCATTTGAAGGAGATGCATTGTTCTTGCAATATTGGTTAGCACCGATAACTAGCAGTAGAGATGGATTAACAATGGTTATCGCAAGAATTTTCTTACAAGAATtgagtacctttttttttaggtaaaaaTTCAGTGATTCTATTAAAGagttataaaataagttgactGATCGATACATGGTTGATTTGGTTACGATTTCCATCACTGTACAGAATACATTACGCCTGCTTAGACCCTGCAAGATTCGCAACACCAGAATTTATCTGATAAGTATAATCGTAACTGTTTTCAAAGGAATTTGAAAAGATCTTGACTGTCAATGacaataaaacatataaatatgaaattttctcGAGACATTTCGACCTTAGGTCTCGCAGGAAGCTCTCGAATGTTAGCTACATTTTGCATGTAAGACTAGcctatataaaattttcttggaAAGTAAGAGTGGTCCAAAGAAATTGCTACAAGATTTACCTAGAAGCCAATACCATAATGCAGCATATAAACTCCATGATATAATTCgcaattaattaaaagttcCCGACCAGCAAACACATTATGTAGACCTACTGGAGGAAAAGAATTAAGCTTACTGCAGACGAATGTTGCTTGAATAATCGGGGGGTTAGTAGTGGAGAGGTGTCTAGAAATGTATTTAGGATGGACTGAAGCTGTGTGCAGAGAAATTATTTGGAAATAGAGCTTGAATTTGACTCAAGAGCTGTGGTTAATTGGGTTACTTGGTGCTGTACGTATCCCATGGTCTCTACAATATTTATAGGAGCAAATAATTATGATTAGACAGTCTTGTGTTTGTTCAGCTCGTCATGTGCTTAGAACAAGGAATCAAGTGGCCGACTCTCAGGCGGTCTGGCCAAATCAGGAGCCATGGGAGTCTCCCAACAATATGTTGAGTCTATAAAACTCCCACAAGAAGTGAAAGGTCAGCTGGTCGTAGATAGAGCCGGTATTCCTCGTATGTGCTGCAAATGATTTCGAGCTTGTATAATAAAGTGTTCTGTCTGTCTAGTTTGTTACCATGGTATTCCTCCACCATCTGTGAGCACTTTTTAATCAAATATAGGGTGTACTATcatctttctttaaaaaagtgtagGAATGTGTACTTCCTGCTAAAAGAATCTAATAATTAACTTCTtagtaaattcttttttagtattaaGCAtatgacaaggaaaaaaaatgataaacctCCTCATTCTAAATaatgtcaatttattttctgtagACACGCTTGTAGCATATCagacttttcaatattttattggCCATGAATGCATCAAACTCAATAACCATTCAGAAAGAATTTTAGATTAAGACTAACCTTAACGATGAGAAACTGTGTGGAAGCACCCGCTTTATGTGTTCATTTCAGGATGCCATACGCCATGATTTGAACACTGCATTGCATGATGACCAGTGTCAGTCTACGAATATATAGAACCACCGGAGGTCCAAAGCATACTATATATCCAGTTGATGATtacaaggaaaaagaagaattgCATAGGAgaaattaatcaatatatatatatatatatatatatagagagagagagagagagagaggtttgcaGACATAAAGCAAGAGAAAACAATCACCTTTGCATGGCAAATCTTAGTTATAGCCTCAACGTGAAGGTTCTGCAATTCTTCAAGAGCAGTAACATCCAGACCAGCAATATCTTCACCCTGACATGATTCATTGAAATTCAGTTATTTTTTTCGAtaagtaatataaaatattattgaaataagtAATTGGGCATaactcaagtacacaggaagtatacaacaGAGAACACCAAGTTACGAGTTAGGAGCTAGCAAAATTTAAACGACATGCATCAAAGACATGCAACAAATTCAGTTATTGCCAGAATTACTTGATAAAACATCTCAATTGCACTGACCAAGCCGAGAATATCTAGTTTGGATGTTGATCTAATAAGCTCTGTAATTTACAAAGACATCCTTCAACAAGCTCATTAACAACATGCAACAAAGACATCCTTTAATCTAATAAGCTCAGTAATTTACAAAGTCCAACTATAGAGAATACAATTGAAAAGACCAGGACATAATGCAGAAGAAAGATTAGATAACATAAAGCATTTAGCAAACAAACGTCGATGCCATCTGGTGTCTGTATTCATGGAGTATGCCATCGAAGTATGACAATACCTTCTTTGTGAAGCAGCAGGCAAAATATCATCTTCATCAATGATATCTAACCACTGAATTTGAAGTGTAAATTACTGGCGTGAAAGCCAGATTTATTTATACAAGTATTaatgctcaagaaaaaaaataaaacgataGGTAAGGGAGCCATTACTATCTggaatgatttttaatataaagtcAAACCTTGGTAACATCCTGGGGACGGAAGAAAAAATAAGGCCATGCATTTGTGCCATAAAAAGTCAAGCAACTTGCAATCAATTGTATATAACTCATAGCATATAAATTCATACAAAACTTTTAATTTCAATCCACTCTAGAATAAGGCTGCACAAAGTGTGGCACTTCTCCAACAGTTTGGTCTATAACATGCATACCTTCAATCTGGAAACAAGGCTTTCCAATTCTTCGCATCTTCTACTTTCTTCTGTATAGCAAGCTCTTAATTCTTCTAATGTACTCATTTTATCCACTATTTCATGGACTTCGTCTTCTTTGAGCATTCTATATGAATTACCATTTGATTGAAGAAATCCATTTCTAACTCTAGTTTGTGACGTACTTGATGCATGCAACCCTTTGGAGGCCACATCATCAGCATTAGTGCCAGACATCCTTAACTTTGCAACAAGCACCCACATATTTGAAAGCTCGTTTTCCAAATCTTCTTCTCGCTGTTTAGCTTCAGCAAGTCTTCTCTGCAGCTCACCTTCTACTTGATTTCTCTCAGATAATGCCGTTTCAAGAACAGCTTCTCTTTGATATCTTGCATTAAGATCTTTCTGGATCTCCACAACCGAAACCTCATCCTCTAGTTTTCTAGGGTGGCCATCAATTCGAGCACCAATTGTTCTATTTTGCTTGGAATCATACAAAGTAGACCTCTGACAACAGAGAGATCTGCAATCAGCCTCTCTTGCACAAGCCAGGTCACCAGTGAGCTTTGCATTTTCATAAGACAGTTTAGTTACTTCTTCAGCCAAGTTTC comes from Juglans microcarpa x Juglans regia isolate MS1-56 chromosome 8S, Jm3101_v1.0, whole genome shotgun sequence and encodes:
- the LOC121244823 gene encoding extensin-2-like; this encodes MGKDHGNILAWMRKKWFLWFLKVGIMGLIMFANVTSEDQIGVPSTNTLCISDCATCPVICSPSPPLLQSHPPPSPPVHHSQPRPRPPPLEASAPKASSYSSVQPPPPPPYKYFNNMPPGPGTPPTTYPHDYSYPYYYFYASKASYLSLDASFFFMSLSLSFCVFLLVSKSRMQFVPWENI
- the LOC121244822 gene encoding U-box domain-containing protein 35-like; protein product: MIHHLPPDDSSQVSMVKTTAVAIDKDKNSPHAVRWAMDHVAANKSNSLTVVHVRHKGSIQHRSYADQGGSDHGEPSDHSHDANDLIFMPYRSYSVRKGIQLKEVVLEDNDVPKALLDYIYKNCIESIVVGASTRNALSRKFKAYDVTASLMKSAPSFCSVHVISKGKILSLRRAPRPLSNTVTPPKHSLSSLVGLPPPPPDHGGEDIRPSRWRSAGSERMFHLERGNDTPIAAAARERARNSPTNLSMENMEFQNRAPRPSFGRDSPQSIDSSIDPSQGAMMFGSINISIPSTMDTWGRQSQRDVEAEMKRLKLELKQTMDMYSSACKEAISAKNKARELLQWKLGEARKFQEARLAEETAIAIAELEKAKCKAAIEAAEAAQMLAEKEAQRRKQAEMKARREAEQKDRALSAMTHNDVRYRKYNIEEIEKATEDFSQSMKIGEGGYGPVYKGILDHTPVAIKVLRPDAAQGRKQFQQEVEVLSCIRHPNMVLLLGACPEYGCLVYEFMNNGSLEDRLFRRGNSPPLSWRRRFQIAAEIATALLFLHQTKPEPLVHRDLKPANILLDRNFVTKISDVGLARLVPPSVADSVTQYHLTSAAGTFCYIDPEYQQTGKLTTKSDIYSLGIMLLQIITAKPPMGIAHHVQRAIQRDTFAELLDPSVTDWPFDEALAFAKLSLKCAELRKKDRPDLATVILPELNRLRELGRTSDASTSYGYSSSSQSQSHASRDSASSTHDSQGH